A genomic region of Antennarius striatus isolate MH-2024 chromosome 16, ASM4005453v1, whole genome shotgun sequence contains the following coding sequences:
- the med9 gene encoding mediator of RNA polymerase II transcription subunit 9: protein MSGVQPNIEKEGDDYSLLPLVHDIIKCMDKDSQDVHHELAKLKTKIQEAREQISNMPGIDSSPSEQQQQLATLREQVRTKNQLLQKYKSLCMFEVPKAS, encoded by the exons ATGTCGGGAGTTCAACCGAACATAGAGAAAGAGGGCGATGATTACTCTTTGCTCCCTTTAGTTCATGACATTATCAAATG CATGGACAAGGACAGCCAGGATGTCCACCATGAGCTGGCCAAGCTGAAGACTAAGATCCAGGAGGCTCGCGAACAGATATCCAACATGCCGGGGATAGACAGCAGCCCGtcggagcagcagcagcagctggccaCGCTGCGGGAGCAGGTCCGCACCAAAAACCAGTTACTGCAGAAGTACAAAAGTCTGTGCATGTTCGAGGTACCAAAGGCATCGTGA
- the LOC137609912 gene encoding dexamethasone-induced Ras-related protein 1-like, protein MIKKMSTSGNEFNIPAKNCRRMVILGSTKVGKTAVISRFLNERFEDQYTPTIEDFHRKFYSIRGDVYQLDILDTSGNHPFPAMRRLSILTGDVFILVFSLDNRDSFQEVKRLKRQIHETKSCLRIKTKENLDVPLVICGNKCDKDCYREVQEDEIEQLVDGDEHCAYFEISAKKNTNVDQMFQTLFTMAKLPNEMSPDRHCKVSLQYCELLHRKSSRNKKCKDENAYGIVAPFARRPSVHTDLMYIKEKAVGGSHTKERGCIIC, encoded by the exons atgataaagaaaatgtcCACATCCGGGAATGAGTTCAACATACCGGCCAAGAACTGCCGCAGGATGGTGATCCTGGGTTCCACTAAAGTTGGAAAGACTGCTGTCATCTCTCGTTTTCTGAACGAGAGGTTTGAAGACCAGTACACACCCACTATTGAGGACTTTCATAGGAAATTCTACAGTATCAGAGGAGACGTTTACCAGCTGGACATTTTGGACACATCTGGAAATCACCCCTTCCCTGCGATGAGAAGGCTCTCGATTCTTACCG GCGATGTGTTCATCTTGGTGTTCAGCCTTGACAACAGAGACTCGTTTCAGGAGGTAAAGCGCCTGAAACGCCAGATACACGAGACCAAGTCCTGCTTGCGAATCAAAACCAAGGAGAACTTGGACGTCCCACTGGTCATCTGCGGGAACAAGTGCGACAAGGACTGTTACCGAGAGGTGCAAGAGGACGAGATCGAGCAGCTGGTTGATGGAGATGAGCACTGTGCGTACTTTGAAATCTCAGCGAAGAAGAACACCAACGTCGACCAGATGTTTCAGACTTTATTTACCATGGCCAAGCTGCCAAACGAAATGAGCCCCGATCGTCACTGCAAAGTTTCCCTACAGTACTGCGAGCTTCTCCACAGAAAATCATCCAGAAACAAGAAGTGCAAAGACGAGAACGCGTACGGGATTGTGGCCCCTTTCGCGCGGAGGCCCAGCGTTCACACTGACTTGATGTACATAAAGGAGAAAGCTGTGGGGGGCAGCCACACCAAAGAGAGAGGCTGTATCATATGCTGA